Proteins found in one Desulfovermiculus halophilus DSM 18834 genomic segment:
- a CDS encoding MBL fold metallo-hydrolase: MIDVHAFPLGPLQTNCFVAVNGSKALAIDPGGDPTDVVGFLSSRGLSLEAIVNTHFHFDHILGNTALQEATKAPIYGPKDDDFLLKAQEGGGGMMGFPKVPSFEYQPLEPGEHEFVGDRCVVMHTPGHTPGSMSLYFADSKVLFVGDLIFQGSIGRTDFPGGSLETLLQGVREKVFTLPGETVIYPGHGPQTTVESEKQYNPFFREGAFF, translated from the coding sequence ATGATAGATGTGCATGCCTTCCCATTGGGACCGCTGCAAACCAATTGCTTTGTGGCAGTCAACGGATCCAAAGCCCTGGCCATCGATCCGGGGGGAGATCCAACGGATGTGGTCGGATTTTTAAGCTCCAGAGGCCTGAGCCTGGAGGCCATCGTCAATACCCACTTCCATTTCGACCATATCCTGGGCAACACCGCCCTGCAGGAAGCCACCAAGGCACCCATATACGGCCCCAAGGACGACGACTTCCTGCTCAAGGCTCAGGAAGGCGGCGGTGGAATGATGGGCTTTCCCAAGGTCCCGTCCTTTGAATATCAACCCCTGGAGCCCGGAGAGCACGAGTTCGTTGGAGACAGATGCGTGGTCATGCATACCCCCGGGCATACCCCGGGGAGCATGTCCCTGTATTTTGCAGACAGCAAGGTCTTGTTCGTCGGGGACCTCATTTTCCAGGGCTCCATCGGGCGGACCGATTTTCCCGGCGGAAGCCTGGAAACCCTGCTCCAAGGGGTGAGGGAAAAGGTGTTCACCCTTCCGGGGGAGACCGTCATCTATCCCGGACACGGCCCTCAGACCACGGTGGAGAGTGAAAAACAGTACAATCCCTTTTTCCGGGAGGGGGCATTTTTCTAA
- a CDS encoding ComF family protein produces METRRCLNCARPILRTQCADGLCPECDLELQPRPGGFCPRCGRLYAMEESAPYLCAGCRQAVPGWDAFGFLKQYSGALREMILDFKFHARFERRRTLRILLGRAYGFHFQDAPSPDCILPVPLHPVRLRERGFNQSLELARGLSRGGVAPLRPDALLRVRQTKAQSGLERKERVANLRGAFRADPAQVGGRHVLVVDDVSTTGTTLAECAQALRRAGAVRVDGLVLAVADG; encoded by the coding sequence ATGGAGACCAGGCGCTGTCTGAACTGCGCCAGACCCATCTTGAGAACTCAATGCGCCGACGGCCTGTGCCCGGAATGCGATCTGGAGCTGCAGCCCAGGCCAGGAGGGTTCTGCCCCAGGTGCGGCCGACTGTACGCCATGGAGGAGTCCGCTCCCTATCTGTGCGCCGGGTGCAGGCAGGCCGTTCCGGGCTGGGACGCGTTCGGCTTTTTAAAGCAGTATTCCGGTGCGTTGCGGGAGATGATCCTGGATTTTAAGTTTCATGCCCGCTTTGAACGGCGCAGGACCCTGCGCATTCTGCTCGGGCGGGCGTATGGCTTCCATTTTCAGGATGCGCCAAGCCCGGATTGTATCCTGCCCGTCCCTCTGCACCCGGTCCGGCTCAGGGAGCGGGGATTCAACCAGAGTTTGGAGCTGGCCCGGGGGTTGAGCCGGGGAGGGGTTGCTCCTCTGCGGCCCGATGCCCTGCTCAGGGTCCGCCAAACAAAGGCCCAAAGCGGACTTGAGCGCAAGGAGCGGGTGGCCAACCTCCGCGGGGCCTTTCGGGCCGATCCTGCCCAGGTCGGGGGACGGCATGTCCTTGTGGTGGACGATGTGAGCACCACCGGAACCACTCTGGCTGAGTGCGCACAGGCCTTGCGGCGGGCAGGAGCCGTGCGGGTGGACGGTCTTGTCCTGGCTGTGGCGGATGGATGA
- the rplU gene encoding 50S ribosomal protein L21: protein MYAIVNTGGKQYKVQEGQTIEVEKLPADVGSEVVLDQVLFVNSDQGVKVGNPLVQAKVTCEVLDQARDRKVVIFKHKKRKDYRRKAGHRQPYTVLRVKAIEV from the coding sequence ATGTATGCGATAGTGAATACAGGAGGCAAACAATACAAGGTCCAGGAAGGACAGACCATTGAGGTGGAAAAGCTTCCGGCCGATGTCGGCTCGGAGGTGGTCCTGGATCAGGTATTATTTGTCAATTCCGATCAGGGTGTGAAGGTAGGAAATCCCCTTGTCCAGGCCAAGGTGACCTGTGAGGTCTTAGACCAGGCTCGGGACCGAAAGGTGGTTATATTCAAGCACAAGAAACGCAAGGACTACCGGCGCAAGGCCGGGCACAGGCAGCCGTATACTGTGCTCAGGGTCAAGGCCATAGAAGTCTAG
- the rpmA gene encoding 50S ribosomal protein L27, translated as MAHKKAGGSSRNGRDSIGQRRGVKRFGGEQVRAGNILVRQLGTKIHPGENVGLGKDYTIFSKIDGYVQFEKYTRKRKQKTRINVVPAE; from the coding sequence ATGGCACACAAAAAAGCCGGAGGAAGTTCCCGCAACGGACGGGACAGTATAGGCCAAAGGCGCGGTGTGAAACGCTTCGGTGGAGAACAGGTCAGGGCCGGCAATATCCTGGTCCGCCAATTGGGGACCAAGATCCATCCCGGGGAAAATGTCGGGTTGGGCAAAGACTACACAATTTTTTCCAAGATCGACGGATACGTGCAGTTCGAGAAGTACACCCGCAAGCGGAAGCAGAAAACCAGGATCAATGTGGTCCCTGCGGAATAG